Proteins from a genomic interval of Betta splendens chromosome 10, fBetSpl5.4, whole genome shotgun sequence:
- the naa15a gene encoding N-alpha-acetyltransferase 15, NatA auxiliary subunit a yields the protein MPTLTLPPKENALFKRILRCYEHKQYRNGLKFCKQILGNPKFAEHGETLAMKGLTLNCLGKKEDAYELVRRGLRNDLKSHVCWHVYGLLQRSDKKYDEAIKCYRNALKWDKDNLQILRDLSLLQIQMRDLEGYRETRYQLLQLRPAQRASWIGYAVAYHLLEDFEMAAKIVEEFRKTQQTSPDKVDYEYSELLLYQNQVLREAGLHKEALDHLNNYEKQICDKLAVEETRGELLLKLERPEEATEVYSRLQERNPENWAYYQGLEKALKPGSVSERLKIFEQSWVKFPKGLVPRRLPLNFVTGERFCQCLDSYLRMNFSKGCPPVFTTLRSLYTDKEKVTIIEDLVVDYEHCLKSCRMFSENDDGKEEPPTTLLWVQYFLAQHFDFIGQTSLALQYINTAIDSTPTLIELFLIKAKIYKHAGNINEAARWMDEAQALDTADRFINSKCAKYMLKAGLIKEAEEMCSKFTREGTSAVENLNEMQCMWFQTECALAYKSMNKFGDALKKCHEIERHFVEITDDQFDFHTYCMRKMTLRSYVDLLKLEDGLRQHPFYYKAARTAIQIYLALHDKPLTDDNKESQADTENLTDKELKKLRNKQRRAQKKAQLEEEKKNAEKERQLKNQKKKKEDDEEEIGGLKEELIPDKLAKPENPLEEAVKFLIPLKNLVRNKIETHLLAFEIYFRKEKYLLMLQSIKRAVIIEPSNPWLHQCLVRFFKRVSDSADLAAVVRTVLKKEIARLFGESNPQSFNKSYLSQHSSSIPHRLAAAKMMVYLEPSSDKMACEIATALDESLSGRSIQVCNEVLEALRAAQLGEEQQKAAEPYRVACHKLYPYSLAFMPPGYQDNSTTFTANGDLSGGEHDDISNEM from the exons ATGCCTACACTCACTCTACCGCCGAAGGAGAATGCGCTCTTTAAGAGAATACTG AGATGTTACGAGCACAAGCAGTACAGAAATGGACTGAAGTTCTGCAAACAGATCCTGGGTAACCCGAAGTTTGCTGAACATGGAG AGACACTAGCAATGAAGGGTTTAACCCTTAACTGTCTGGGCAAGAAGGAGGATGCCTATGAGCTGGTCAGAAGAGGCCTGCGCAATGACCTAAAGAGCCATGTCT GTTGGCATGTGTATGGTTTGCTACAGCGTTCTGACAAAAAGTATGATGAGGCCATCAAATGTTACCGTAACGCTTTAAAGTGGGACAAGGACAACCTGCAGATCCTTCGAGACCTCTCCCTGCTGCAGATTCAGATGAGAGACCTGGAAGGGTACAGG GAGACTCGgtaccagctgctgcagcttcgtCCAGCCCAGCGAGCTTCATGGATTGGATATGCTGTTGCCTATCACTTGCTAGAAGACTTTGAGATGGCCGCTAAGATTGTGGAGGAATTCCGTAAAACGCAACAG ACGTCTCCAGACAAAGTGGATTACGAGTACAGTGAACTACTGCTCTATCAGAACCAAGTTCTGAGGGAGGCAGGCTTGCATAAGGAAGCCCTTGATCATCTCAACAACTATGAGAAACAGATATGCGACAAACTGGCTGTAGAGGAGACAAGAG gaGAGCTGCTGTTGAAACTAGAGAGGCCTGAGGAGGCTACAGAGGTCTACAGTAGACTCCAGGAGAGGAACCCTGAGAACTGGGCCTACTACCAGGGCCTCGAAAAAGCCTTAAAACCAG GCAGTGTAAGTGAACGCCTGAAGATTTTTGAGCAATCCTGGGTGAAATTTCCCAAAGGACTGGTTCCCAGAAGGCTGCCCCTTAATTTCGTCACAG GGGAGAGGTTTTGTCAGTGTCTTGACAGCTACCTGAGGATGAACTTCAGTAAAGGCTGCCCTCCCGTCTTCACTACCCTCAGATCTCTCTACACAGACAAAGAGAAG GTCACAATCATTGAAGACTTAGTAGTAGACTACGAACACTGTTTAAAAAGCTGTCGGATGTTCAGTGAGAATG ATGATGGGAAGGAGGAACCCCCAACCACCCTGCTGTGGGTGCAGTATTTCCTGGCACAGCACTTTGATTTCATAGGACAGACCAGCCTAGCTCTGCAGTACATCAACACTGCTATTGACAGCACACCCACACTTatcgagctctttctcatcAAAGCCAAGATCTACAAG CATGCTGGCAACATAAACGAAGCAGCTCGGTGGATGGATGAGGCTCAAGCCCTGGATACTGCCGACCGCTTCATCAACTCAAAGTGTGCCAAGTACATGCTAAAGGCAGGCCTCAtcaaagaagcagaggagatgTGCTCCAAGTTTACACGA GAGGGGACGTCTGCAGTTGAAAACCTGAATGAGATGCAGTGTATGTGGTTTCAAACAGAGTGTGCCTTGGCTTACAAGTCTATGAACAAGTTTGGAGATGCTCTAAAGAAGTGCCATGAGATCGAGAGG CATTTTGTGGAGATCACTGATGACCAGTTTGACTtccacacctactgtatgagGAAGATGACGTTGCGGTCCTACGTGGACCTGCTGAAGCTGGAGGATGGCCTGCGACAGCATCCCTTTTACTATAAAGCTGCTCGAACAGCCATCCAGATCTACTTAGCCCTGCACGACAAGCCGCTGACTGACGACAACAAGGAGAGCCAGGCAGACACGG AAAACCTTACCGACAAAGAGCTGAAGAAGTTGCGCAACAAACAGCGAAGAGCCCAGAAGAAGGCACAGctagaggaggagaagaagaatgcagagaaggagaggcagctgaagaaccagaaaaaaaagaaagaggatgatgaagaggagataGGCGGGCTCAAAGAAGAGCTAATACCAGATAAACTGGCCAAG CCAGAGAATCCTTTAGAGGAGGCTGTGAAGTTCCTGATTCCCCTGAAGAATCTGGTGCGCAACAAGATTGAGACTCATCTTCTGGCCTTTGAGATCTACTTCAGAAAAG AGAAAtacctgctgatgctgcagtccATAAAAAGGGCTGTAATCATAGAGCCTTCCAACCCGTGGCTGCACCAATGTCTAGTGCGCTTTTTCAAGAGAG TGAGTGACAGTGCAGATTTGGCAGCAGTGGTGAGGACAGTGTTGAAGAAGGAGATTGCCAGACTCTTTGGAGAAAGCAACCCTCAAAGCTTCAACAAGAGCTACCTGAGTCAGCACTCCAGCTCAATCCCTCACCGCTTGGCAG ctgctAAGATGATGGTCTACCTAGAGCCTTCCTCTGATAAGATGGCCTGTGAGATAGCTACAGCTTTAGATGAGTCACTGTCTGGAAGGAGCATCCAG gtTTGTAATGAGGTGCTGGAAGCTTTGCGTGCCGCTCAGCtgggggaggagcagcagaaagcTGCTGAGCCTTACAGAGTGGCATGCCATAAGCTTTACCCCTACAGCTTGGCCTTCATGCCCCCAGGCTACCAAGACAATAGCACCACATTTACTGCCAACGGCGACCTGTCGGGGGGAGAGCATGACGACATCTCGAATGAAATGTGA